A part of Myxococcus landrumus genomic DNA contains:
- a CDS encoding inorganic pyrophosphatase, whose translation MKKPAPQKSFASHPWHGITPGDNSPETVTAYIEIVPTDAVKYELDKESGILMLDRPQRFSSQCPTLYGFIPQTYCDELVAKRCAERTGLRDVKGDGDPIDICVLTEKVVSNGNLLVRAVPVGGFRMVDGNEADDKIIAVLESDLVYGELQHIAQLPRPLLDRLKHYFLTYKQIPGEGKRSVEIAEVYDRPEALEVIRRSMKDYDRVFRQTPATPVRSRTRRPARKSRAS comes from the coding sequence ATGAAGAAGCCAGCACCTCAGAAGTCATTCGCATCACATCCGTGGCACGGCATCACCCCGGGCGACAACTCGCCGGAGACTGTCACGGCGTACATCGAAATCGTCCCCACGGACGCGGTGAAGTACGAGCTGGACAAGGAGTCCGGCATCCTGATGCTGGACCGGCCGCAGCGCTTCAGCAGCCAGTGCCCCACGCTGTACGGCTTCATTCCCCAGACGTACTGCGACGAGCTGGTGGCGAAGCGTTGCGCGGAGCGCACGGGCCTGCGCGACGTGAAGGGCGACGGCGACCCCATCGACATCTGCGTGCTGACGGAGAAGGTGGTCAGCAACGGCAACCTGCTGGTGCGCGCGGTGCCGGTGGGCGGCTTCCGGATGGTCGACGGCAACGAGGCGGATGACAAAATCATCGCGGTGCTCGAGTCGGACCTGGTCTACGGCGAGCTCCAGCACATCGCCCAGCTTCCGCGTCCGCTGCTGGACCGCCTGAAGCACTACTTCCTCACGTACAAGCAGATTCCCGGCGAGGGGAAGCGCAGCGTCGAAATCGCGGAGGTCTATGACCGGCCGGAGGCGCTGGAGGTCATCCGCCGCAGCATGAAGGACTACGACCGCGTCTTCAGGCAGACCCCGGCGACGCCGGTGCGCAGCCGGACGCGGCGGCCCGCGCGGAAGTCTCGCGCGTCCTGA
- a CDS encoding ArnT family glycosyltransferase has product MASDGEQQEQQREQTFAEAVLGKETFSARWMQRWLALSDSARVVTATAFFAALLFLPYLGAVGLWDCWETHYGEVARSMVVRRDYVFPFWENAWFFSKPPLTMWMQALGMQVVGTVRAGDKLGLFTEWGMRVPFALLSITAVALLSLAVSRVVSRRAGLATGFVLATMPMYFLLTRQTVTDTPFVTTLVCAMACAFIGQLDDTTKHRAAWWYGFYFFAGLSTLAKGLLGVGLPAVILVLYAALAVIPWDGPSLDAHLRWLMDGGFRKDVREGRQPMPVLWAQMFRMKLGSGILVFFAVAAPWYVVMTLFRGVDDEGKLFWYRFFVHDHLNRLTAGVYTSTPGGTFIYFIEQGGYGIFPWVALLPGAFAIVARLKLRSEKKADHLALLATVWVAFAFWLLASSATKFHHYVFPVLPGLAVLIALFIDRLWEEGISAHAVSLIFGLVLFALIGKDLAENPKNFTDLFVFNYERPYPQDLVTKPIAFFSRALWTGDLVTLVLLAFGVYLSFEAFSPKSQDKVTPSSRAVAVLMLLGGLATLAAVTSGAKVSATGLVGVAVALAGGFLGWQSLKEKPEGRASLQTLAFVLGLAGAVLAVRGFKNPVGEDSLLRSLSEPVNVKGAMGFVFAVAGAMAVVATLMRARVMLFGTFWMLAASFSLWFNWNHWVDLSHHWTQRDLFWRYYDQRKEGEPIIAYLMNWRGETLYSSNTVEQYRGGDYNAKLRAAVARPGREWVLAEQKMLNTLRNAVGPDKVVTPIDRDINNKFVLVTVD; this is encoded by the coding sequence GTGGCGAGCGACGGCGAACAGCAGGAACAGCAGCGCGAGCAGACCTTCGCCGAGGCGGTCCTCGGCAAGGAGACCTTCTCCGCGCGGTGGATGCAGCGGTGGTTGGCGCTGTCGGACAGCGCTCGGGTGGTGACGGCGACGGCCTTCTTCGCCGCCTTGCTCTTCCTCCCGTACCTGGGCGCGGTGGGGCTCTGGGACTGCTGGGAGACGCACTACGGCGAAGTGGCGCGGAGCATGGTCGTCCGCCGCGACTACGTGTTCCCCTTCTGGGAGAACGCGTGGTTCTTCTCCAAGCCTCCGCTCACCATGTGGATGCAGGCGCTGGGCATGCAGGTGGTGGGCACCGTGCGCGCCGGCGACAAGCTGGGCCTGTTCACGGAGTGGGGCATGCGCGTGCCCTTCGCGCTCCTGAGCATCACCGCCGTGGCGCTGCTGTCGCTGGCGGTCTCTCGCGTGGTGAGCCGCCGCGCGGGCCTGGCCACGGGCTTCGTGCTGGCCACGATGCCGATGTACTTCCTGCTCACCCGCCAGACGGTGACGGACACCCCGTTCGTCACGACGCTCGTCTGCGCGATGGCGTGCGCGTTCATCGGCCAGCTCGATGACACGACGAAGCACCGCGCCGCCTGGTGGTACGGGTTCTATTTCTTCGCGGGCCTGTCCACGCTGGCCAAGGGCCTGTTGGGCGTGGGCCTCCCAGCGGTCATCCTGGTCCTCTACGCGGCCCTGGCCGTCATCCCCTGGGATGGGCCGAGCCTCGATGCGCACCTGCGCTGGCTGATGGACGGTGGCTTCCGCAAGGACGTGCGCGAGGGCCGTCAGCCCATGCCCGTGCTGTGGGCGCAGATGTTCCGCATGAAGCTGGGCTCCGGCATCCTCGTGTTCTTCGCGGTGGCGGCGCCCTGGTACGTCGTGATGACGCTCTTCAGGGGAGTGGACGACGAGGGCAAGCTCTTCTGGTACCGCTTCTTCGTCCACGACCACCTCAACCGCCTCACCGCGGGCGTGTACACGTCCACTCCCGGCGGCACCTTCATCTACTTCATCGAGCAGGGCGGCTACGGCATCTTCCCTTGGGTCGCGCTGCTGCCGGGGGCCTTCGCCATCGTCGCCCGGCTGAAGCTGCGTTCGGAGAAGAAGGCGGACCACCTGGCGCTGCTCGCCACGGTGTGGGTGGCCTTCGCTTTCTGGCTGCTGGCCTCCAGCGCCACCAAGTTCCACCACTACGTCTTCCCCGTGCTGCCGGGCCTCGCGGTGCTCATCGCGCTGTTCATCGACCGGCTGTGGGAGGAGGGCATCTCCGCGCACGCGGTGAGCCTCATCTTCGGACTCGTCCTCTTCGCCCTCATCGGCAAGGACCTGGCGGAGAACCCGAAGAACTTCACCGACCTGTTCGTCTTCAACTACGAGCGGCCCTATCCGCAGGACCTGGTCACCAAGCCCATCGCGTTCTTCTCTCGCGCGCTGTGGACCGGAGACCTTGTCACGCTGGTGCTGCTGGCCTTCGGCGTCTACCTCTCGTTCGAGGCGTTCTCTCCGAAGTCCCAGGACAAGGTGACGCCGAGCTCGCGCGCGGTGGCGGTGTTGATGCTCCTGGGCGGACTGGCCACGCTGGCCGCCGTGACGTCTGGCGCGAAGGTGTCCGCCACGGGCCTCGTCGGCGTGGCGGTGGCGCTGGCGGGCGGCTTCCTCGGATGGCAGTCGCTGAAGGAGAAGCCAGAAGGGCGCGCGTCGCTCCAGACGCTGGCCTTCGTGCTGGGGTTGGCGGGCGCCGTGCTGGCGGTGCGTGGCTTCAAGAACCCCGTGGGCGAGGACTCGCTGCTGCGCTCGCTGTCGGAGCCCGTCAACGTCAAGGGCGCGATGGGCTTCGTCTTCGCGGTGGCGGGAGCGATGGCCGTGGTGGCCACGCTGATGCGCGCCCGGGTGATGCTGTTCGGCACGTTCTGGATGCTGGCCGCCAGCTTCTCGCTCTGGTTCAACTGGAACCACTGGGTGGACCTGTCCCACCACTGGACGCAGCGCGACCTCTTCTGGCGTTACTATGACCAACGCAAGGAGGGCGAGCCCATCATCGCGTACCTGATGAACTGGCGCGGCGAGACGCTCTACTCCAGCAACACCGTGGAGCAGTACCGCGGCGGCGACTACAACGCGAAGCTGCGCGCGGCCGTCGCGCGGCCCGGGCGCGAGTGGGTGCTGGCCGAGCAGAAGATGCTCAACACGCTGCGCAACGCGGTGGGGCCCGACAAGGTCGTCACGCCCATCGACCGCGACATCAACAACAAGTTCGTCCTGGTGACCGTCGATTGA
- a CDS encoding lysophospholipid acyltransferase family protein translates to MIRDIVRTAFAGVSAVGLTGVFSSLVSALSIGGAHREADKALRLWARGVLGAAGVRHEAVGLENIPSEGHVVFVCNHQSHYDAPLHLAYVEKHTRYVAKAELFKIPVFGAALRRAGNIPVARSGGGEDRGRMEEAVTALRERVSVLFFSEGTRSDDGRLRPFKKGAAALAIQAGVPVVPMAVSGTRLILPKGGRAVRWGQRVSLVVGKPIPTKDLTLQDRDSLTRELEDAVAQLYSEACARSGDVPT, encoded by the coding sequence GTGATTCGAGACATCGTCCGGACAGCGTTCGCGGGTGTTTCGGCGGTGGGGTTGACGGGGGTCTTTTCGTCCCTGGTGTCGGCGCTCTCCATCGGGGGCGCACACCGCGAGGCGGACAAGGCCCTGCGGCTCTGGGCGCGCGGGGTGTTGGGGGCGGCGGGGGTGCGCCATGAGGCGGTGGGGTTGGAGAACATCCCGTCGGAAGGCCACGTCGTCTTCGTGTGCAACCACCAGTCGCACTACGACGCGCCGCTGCATCTGGCGTACGTGGAGAAGCACACGCGATACGTGGCGAAGGCGGAGCTGTTCAAGATTCCGGTGTTCGGCGCGGCGCTGCGGCGGGCGGGCAACATCCCCGTGGCGCGCAGCGGTGGAGGCGAGGACCGCGGCCGGATGGAAGAAGCCGTCACGGCGCTGCGTGAGCGCGTGAGCGTGCTGTTCTTCTCCGAGGGCACTCGCAGCGATGACGGGCGGCTGCGGCCGTTCAAGAAGGGGGCAGCGGCGCTCGCGATTCAAGCGGGGGTGCCGGTCGTGCCCATGGCCGTGTCAGGGACGCGGCTCATCCTTCCGAAGGGAGGACGGGCGGTGCGGTGGGGCCAGCGCGTGTCGCTGGTCGTGGGGAAGCCGATTCCCACGAAGGACCTGACGCTTCAAGACCGCGACTCACTCACACGTGAGCTGGAGGACGCGGTCGCTCAACTCTATTCCGAGGCCTGCGCGCGCTCGGGAGATGTACCGACATGA
- a CDS encoding energy transducer TonB family protein, with product MPPASPRRLLPTLAISLAVHGLVGWVLDAVPRPARRAFPREESRRTAGLTWVDVPAPVASQPQQPEPPPSRGARALDARPLHVTSSRKAAALPADGARHDTSEVSARDQAARASDTPMADAPRHLASDTPRLGAMDVPRADVPLARDAPGSAGSISSSEPPAPRLLLAARTQGAPIHRGTVETPPPPEQGLSTTSAPPTPQALVEDLVAESVGRGKVDRGLVHPYFTQLGKALVSLWDADRSVKEHGLQGYFDMGLERSRAYARVWSERAAQYGASGAFAAKHQPEEDRRRPLSTVGDSSLRMRRELREKMREEFRSTRRALIRVIQDRHGRLLDVVLVEPSHQLEVDQEALKDVRAAAQKLPPPPPDAVGSRQRIVSLWEFELILSISPPIPVFTFEFDEALGFIDTRLPLDKRIYKRVRLIEVR from the coding sequence ATGCCGCCGGCTTCCCCCCGACGCCTGCTCCCCACGCTCGCCATCAGCCTGGCCGTGCATGGGCTCGTGGGGTGGGTTCTCGACGCGGTTCCCCGACCTGCTCGGCGAGCATTCCCTCGCGAGGAATCTCGCCGAACCGCCGGGCTCACCTGGGTGGACGTCCCCGCGCCCGTGGCGTCGCAGCCTCAACAACCCGAGCCACCTCCGTCGCGCGGTGCACGAGCGCTCGATGCGCGCCCACTCCATGTCACGTCCTCGCGAAAGGCCGCAGCCCTTCCAGCGGACGGCGCGCGCCATGACACGTCCGAGGTCTCCGCGAGAGACCAGGCCGCGCGCGCGTCGGACACGCCGATGGCCGATGCGCCGCGACACCTCGCGTCGGACACTCCCCGCCTGGGCGCCATGGATGTCCCGCGCGCGGATGTGCCACTCGCACGCGACGCGCCTGGGAGCGCTGGCTCCATCTCCTCCTCGGAGCCTCCAGCCCCACGGCTGCTGTTGGCTGCTCGAACCCAAGGGGCCCCCATCCATCGCGGCACGGTTGAAACACCCCCTCCACCGGAACAAGGCCTCAGCACCACCTCCGCACCGCCCACGCCACAAGCCCTCGTGGAGGACCTGGTCGCGGAGAGCGTGGGAAGAGGCAAGGTGGACCGAGGTCTCGTGCATCCCTACTTCACCCAACTCGGCAAGGCGCTGGTGAGCCTCTGGGACGCGGACCGCTCCGTGAAGGAGCACGGCCTCCAGGGCTACTTCGACATGGGCCTGGAGCGCAGCCGAGCCTATGCCCGCGTCTGGAGCGAGCGCGCCGCGCAGTACGGTGCCTCGGGCGCCTTCGCCGCGAAGCACCAACCCGAGGAAGACCGCCGCCGTCCTCTCAGCACGGTCGGCGACTCCTCCCTGCGCATGCGCCGCGAGCTGCGCGAGAAGATGCGCGAGGAGTTCCGCTCCACCCGCCGAGCCCTCATCCGCGTCATCCAGGACCGCCACGGACGCCTGCTCGACGTGGTACTCGTGGAGCCCAGCCATCAGCTCGAGGTGGACCAGGAAGCGCTGAAGGACGTCCGCGCCGCCGCACAGAAACTCCCTCCGCCGCCTCCAGATGCCGTGGGGAGCCGGCAGCGCATCGTCAGCCTCTGGGAGTTCGAGCTGATTCTCTCCATCAGCCCGCCCATCCCCGTCTTCACGTTCGAGTTCGACGAAGCCCTCGGCTTCATCGACACCCGCTTGCCGCTCGACAAGCGCATCTACAAACGCGTGCGGCTCATCGAGGTTCGCTGA
- the epmA gene encoding EF-P lysine aminoacylase EpmA, protein MPNLSQWRAARGRQALYSALRRFFTAEGYLEVETPLLIPTPGMEPHITAFEAGFIPETGVGTARPLYLHTSPEYAMKRLLADGAGPLFQLCKVFRNGEVSQTHNPEFTMLEFYRPNADYHAIMADVEGALAEAGRSATEGEPGADPAFFTRTPYERITVRDAVLRATGVDIRVHSDGPSLKRAADAIGVWTGESVSFDDVFFHLFLERVERGLGHERPTFLIEYPASMAALSRLKPGDSAVAERVELYAKGLELANGFSELTDAAEQRARLLEEQDLRRKLGRSVYPLDERFLDAVGRMPPSAGIAVGLDRILMLLLGVQRIADVLLFPAHEFV, encoded by the coding sequence ATGCCCAACCTTTCTCAATGGCGGGCCGCCCGAGGGCGCCAGGCTCTCTACTCCGCCCTGCGACGTTTCTTCACCGCGGAAGGCTATCTTGAGGTGGAGACCCCGCTGCTCATCCCCACGCCGGGAATGGAGCCGCACATCACCGCCTTCGAGGCGGGCTTCATCCCGGAGACGGGTGTCGGCACCGCCCGCCCCCTCTACCTGCACACCAGCCCCGAGTACGCCATGAAGCGGCTGCTCGCGGATGGCGCGGGCCCGTTGTTCCAGCTGTGCAAGGTGTTCCGGAACGGCGAGGTCTCACAGACGCACAATCCCGAGTTCACGATGCTGGAGTTCTACCGGCCGAACGCGGACTACCACGCCATCATGGCGGACGTGGAAGGGGCGCTGGCGGAGGCGGGGCGCAGCGCGACGGAAGGGGAGCCCGGCGCGGATCCGGCCTTCTTCACCCGCACCCCGTACGAGCGCATCACCGTGCGGGACGCCGTGCTGCGTGCGACGGGCGTGGACATCCGCGTGCACTCGGACGGGCCTTCGCTCAAGCGGGCCGCCGACGCCATTGGCGTGTGGACGGGCGAGTCCGTGAGCTTCGACGACGTGTTCTTCCACCTCTTCCTCGAGCGCGTGGAGCGGGGCCTGGGCCATGAGCGGCCCACGTTCCTCATCGAGTATCCCGCGTCGATGGCGGCGCTCTCGCGGCTCAAGCCGGGGGATTCGGCGGTGGCGGAGCGGGTGGAGCTGTATGCGAAGGGCCTGGAGCTGGCGAACGGGTTCTCCGAGCTGACGGACGCGGCGGAGCAACGGGCCCGATTGCTCGAGGAACAGGACCTCCGGCGCAAGCTGGGCCGTTCCGTGTATCCTCTGGACGAGCGGTTCCTCGACGCGGTAGGTCGAATGCCACCCTCGGCGGGTATCGCCGTGGGGCTCGATAGAATCCTGATGCTGCTGCTCGGGGTCCAGCGCATCGCGGACGTGCTCTTGTTCCCCGCCCACGAGTTCGTGTGA
- a CDS encoding SPFH domain-containing protein has protein sequence MGIFDTIKGEAKRNFIARADTAKGQIIYKYPENNIRMLTQLTVDADEVALFVKDGKVEGKLGPGRHQLDSNNIPFLSRFIEKFTGGNLFITEVYFVSVREFAGVKFGGPIGDVRDPETGLGIGTMVYGDFSIRVTDPEKLVVGLVGMGRSSNEELLGWFKNQVLKVTRDRIAELLVKKRWPLLDVTSGAYTEEIETEVIAGLKPHVDDYGLTVVRMGNFHVSIKEEDEATLKKLSKDVAYSRLAGGFQQYAQGQAMLGAAEGMAKGGDGSGSGNALGGMGMGMGFGMAQQFMNMNNQQQQQQQRPPEPAPQAAPADTRSPAQRLKEIKELKDAGVLSDDEYNAKRAELMKLL, from the coding sequence ATGGGTATCTTCGACACCATCAAGGGTGAGGCGAAGCGCAACTTCATCGCCCGCGCGGACACGGCGAAGGGTCAAATCATCTACAAGTATCCGGAGAACAACATCCGGATGCTCACCCAGCTCACCGTCGACGCCGATGAGGTCGCCCTCTTCGTCAAGGACGGCAAGGTGGAGGGCAAGCTGGGGCCGGGCCGCCACCAGCTCGACTCGAACAACATCCCGTTCCTCTCGCGCTTCATCGAGAAGTTCACGGGCGGCAACCTCTTCATCACCGAGGTCTACTTCGTCTCCGTCCGCGAGTTCGCGGGCGTGAAGTTCGGTGGCCCCATCGGTGACGTGCGGGACCCGGAGACGGGCCTCGGCATCGGCACCATGGTGTACGGCGACTTCTCCATCCGCGTGACGGACCCGGAGAAGCTCGTGGTGGGCCTGGTGGGCATGGGCCGCTCCAGCAACGAGGAGCTGCTGGGCTGGTTCAAGAACCAGGTGCTCAAGGTGACGCGGGACCGCATCGCCGAGCTGCTGGTGAAGAAGCGCTGGCCGCTGCTCGACGTGACGAGCGGCGCGTACACGGAGGAAATCGAGACGGAGGTCATCGCCGGCCTCAAGCCTCACGTGGACGACTACGGGCTCACCGTGGTGCGCATGGGCAACTTCCACGTCAGCATCAAGGAGGAGGACGAGGCGACGCTGAAGAAGCTGTCCAAGGACGTGGCCTACTCCCGTCTGGCGGGCGGTTTCCAGCAGTACGCCCAGGGGCAGGCGATGCTCGGCGCGGCGGAGGGAATGGCCAAGGGCGGCGACGGTTCCGGTTCCGGCAACGCGCTGGGCGGCATGGGCATGGGCATGGGCTTCGGAATGGCCCAGCAGTTCATGAACATGAACAACCAGCAGCAACAGCAGCAGCAGCGTCCCCCGGAGCCCGCTCCCCAGGCGGCTCCCGCCGACACGCGCAGCCCCGCGCAGCGTCTGAAGGAAATCAAGGAGCTGAAGGACGCGGGCGTCCTCTCCGATGACGAGTACAACGCCAAGCGCGCGGAGCTGATGAAGCTCCTGTAG
- a CDS encoding ABC transporter ATP-binding protein has protein sequence MSGIDVRGLGKRFGNRVAVEGLSFHVRPGEVFGLLGPNGAGKTTTVRMLTGLLSPSEGEAVVWGHRTDRDGESLRKVVGLLTEQPGLYDRLTARENLRFFMKLHELDEPKVWPRIRHYLARFGLADREEDPVGGFSKGMRQKLAIVRTLVHDPRVIFLDEPTSGLDPESARTVRDAVAELASEGRTIVLCSHNLAEVERLCERVAVVKRRLLLMGPVRELRRAGQSLDVRVEGDAERYRNVLATLPFAPNVLAEGMRLRVMLEDDAHAPDVLACLVGAGARVHSAVPAQRPLEEVYLDLLREGGA, from the coding sequence TTGAGCGGCATCGACGTTCGGGGACTGGGCAAGCGCTTTGGAAACCGCGTCGCGGTGGAGGGCTTGTCCTTCCACGTGCGGCCGGGCGAGGTGTTCGGCCTGCTGGGCCCCAACGGCGCCGGGAAGACGACGACGGTGCGCATGCTCACCGGCCTGCTGAGCCCCAGCGAGGGCGAGGCCGTCGTGTGGGGCCACCGCACGGACCGCGATGGCGAGTCGCTGCGCAAGGTGGTGGGGTTGCTCACGGAGCAGCCCGGCCTCTACGACAGGCTCACCGCGCGGGAGAACCTGCGCTTCTTCATGAAGCTGCACGAACTGGACGAGCCCAAGGTCTGGCCGCGCATCCGGCACTACCTGGCGCGCTTCGGACTGGCGGACCGGGAAGAGGACCCGGTGGGCGGCTTCTCCAAGGGCATGCGGCAGAAGCTCGCCATCGTCCGCACGCTGGTCCATGACCCTCGCGTCATCTTCCTGGATGAGCCGACGAGCGGCCTGGACCCGGAGTCCGCCCGCACCGTGCGCGACGCGGTGGCGGAGCTGGCGTCCGAGGGGCGCACCATCGTCCTGTGCTCGCACAACCTCGCGGAGGTGGAGCGGCTGTGTGAGCGGGTGGCGGTAGTGAAGCGGCGGCTGCTCCTCATGGGGCCGGTGCGGGAGCTGCGCCGCGCCGGACAGTCGTTGGACGTGCGGGTGGAGGGGGACGCGGAGCGCTATCGCAACGTGCTCGCGACGTTGCCCTTCGCGCCCAACGTGCTGGCGGAGGGGATGCGGCTGCGCGTCATGCTGGAGGACGACGCCCACGCGCCGGACGTGCTGGCGTGCCTGGTGGGCGCGGGGGCTCGTGTGCACAGCGCGGTGCCCGCCCAGCGTCCGCTGGAAGAGGTGTACCTGGACCTGCTTCGCGAAGGGGGAGCGTAG
- a CDS encoding chromosome segregation protein SMC, whose amino-acid sequence MLPRIPLLLAVACCLGACHKAPPAPPLPPPPTEAERLTADVRSLASRAEALLEAQHQLVWVFWTEGRHVDVSGTYAGQEDLFTLDNIRKVDRLRQLTKDPREVRALTALHSHFAGEYLSHALAEYNDASANLEASLTFTVEGRELRYRDLERLLANERSAARRKALYAAATPALERLNQTLRRKEVRAEELVKELGFASYESFGGELRQADLAQLSVLAEEILQATQAPYRVVMERLAQRELGVAFKDITRADIPRLFRAREVEDAFPKGESLTKAQATLAGMNLDLAALKNVQIDSRDLPRKNTRPLALAVRVPDDVRVSFKPGSGVLHQARVLHEFGHALHSAFTQEKRFELARLGNPTVGEAYSSLFEDLLEDPVWLEEHAGVSGEERAKYLATSSAHKLYLIRRAAGRLLYQLELHRRGTEVDPKALYREVMSRTDDIPMTDEDTERYLVDQEDFFQSADSFRAWFLAGQLQAQLKARFGPSWWHAPQAGEFLKGLWTQGNALSAREVAQAIGEKGIEPDVLLLRLGTTLQVPIRLDMQGEEPSAVPAPGPEGVTVTPAPAAPAP is encoded by the coding sequence ATGCTCCCAAGGATTCCCCTGCTCCTCGCTGTCGCCTGCTGCCTCGGGGCCTGCCACAAAGCGCCTCCCGCGCCCCCCCTTCCGCCGCCGCCCACCGAGGCGGAAAGGCTGACGGCGGACGTGCGCTCGCTTGCCTCCCGCGCCGAGGCGCTGCTGGAGGCCCAGCACCAGCTCGTCTGGGTGTTCTGGACGGAGGGGCGTCACGTGGACGTCTCCGGGACGTATGCCGGGCAGGAGGACCTCTTCACCCTCGACAACATCCGCAAGGTGGACCGGCTGCGGCAACTCACGAAGGACCCTCGGGAGGTACGGGCCCTCACCGCCCTGCACTCCCACTTCGCGGGCGAGTACCTGTCGCACGCGCTGGCCGAATACAACGACGCGTCCGCCAACCTGGAGGCGTCGCTCACCTTCACGGTGGAGGGCCGGGAGCTGCGCTACCGGGACTTGGAGCGCCTGCTCGCCAACGAGCGGAGCGCCGCGCGTCGCAAGGCGCTCTACGCCGCGGCCACGCCCGCGCTGGAGCGGCTCAACCAGACGCTGCGCCGCAAGGAGGTGCGCGCCGAGGAGCTCGTGAAGGAGCTGGGCTTCGCCTCCTACGAGTCATTCGGCGGCGAGCTGCGGCAGGCGGACCTGGCCCAGTTGAGCGTGCTGGCGGAGGAGATTCTCCAGGCCACGCAGGCCCCGTACCGCGTGGTGATGGAGCGGCTGGCGCAGCGGGAGCTGGGCGTTGCCTTCAAGGACATCACCCGCGCGGACATCCCGCGCCTGTTCCGCGCGCGAGAGGTGGAGGATGCCTTCCCCAAGGGCGAGTCACTCACCAAGGCCCAGGCGACGCTCGCGGGGATGAACCTGGACCTGGCCGCCCTGAAGAACGTCCAGATTGATTCGAGGGATTTGCCGCGCAAGAACACGCGCCCCCTGGCGCTGGCCGTACGCGTCCCCGACGACGTGCGCGTGTCCTTCAAGCCGGGCTCGGGCGTGTTGCATCAGGCGCGGGTGCTGCACGAGTTCGGTCACGCGCTGCACTCGGCCTTCACGCAGGAGAAGCGCTTCGAGCTGGCGCGGCTGGGCAACCCCACGGTGGGCGAGGCGTACTCGTCGCTCTTCGAGGACCTGCTCGAGGACCCGGTGTGGCTGGAGGAGCACGCGGGAGTCAGCGGAGAGGAGCGCGCGAAGTACCTGGCGACCTCCAGCGCGCACAAGCTGTACCTCATCCGCCGCGCCGCCGGCCGCCTGCTGTACCAGTTGGAGCTGCACCGTCGCGGGACGGAGGTGGACCCCAAGGCGCTCTACCGCGAGGTCATGTCCCGCACGGACGACATCCCCATGACGGACGAGGACACGGAGCGCTACCTCGTGGACCAGGAGGACTTCTTCCAGTCCGCGGACAGCTTCCGGGCGTGGTTCCTGGCGGGCCAGCTCCAGGCCCAGCTCAAGGCGCGCTTCGGCCCCTCGTGGTGGCATGCGCCGCAGGCGGGCGAGTTCCTCAAGGGCCTGTGGACGCAGGGCAACGCGCTGTCCGCGCGCGAGGTGGCCCAGGCCATCGGCGAGAAGGGCATCGAGCCGGACGTGCTGCTCTTGCGGCTGGGCACCACGCTCCAGGTCCCCATCCGCCTGGACATGCAGGGCGAGGAGCCGAGCGCTGTCCCGGCTCCGGGCCCCGAGGGCGTCACCGTCACCCCGGCCCCCGCCGCGCCGGCCCCCTAG
- a CDS encoding ABC transporter permease subunit: MAFSPRRALAVFWKDFLDLRKNVGLLASMVVLPTVLVAVPIGVVWTYVNTPHQSDLRSVAQFYDPSLPLGASAGRFLIDKTLTDWFGLFLVMPIFVPILISSQSVAGEKERRTLEPLLASPLTAAELVAGKSLASLVPAVFITWVAFFFFCVGVDIVAWPLVKAPLMPNALWTFGVLVIAPLFAFFGNGVAVLISARVSEARMAQQISALVVLPLVGMVGGQVAGVLQAGFAFYALQGAVVLVLDLFLLWASIRLLDRERLVSRWS, from the coding sequence ATGGCCTTCAGTCCTCGCCGGGCGCTGGCGGTGTTCTGGAAGGACTTCCTGGACCTGCGCAAGAACGTGGGCCTGCTGGCCTCCATGGTGGTGCTGCCGACCGTCCTGGTGGCGGTGCCCATCGGTGTCGTGTGGACGTACGTCAACACGCCCCACCAGTCGGACCTGCGCAGCGTGGCGCAGTTCTATGACCCCTCGCTGCCGCTGGGCGCGAGCGCCGGACGCTTCCTCATCGACAAGACGCTGACCGACTGGTTCGGCCTGTTCCTGGTGATGCCCATCTTCGTCCCCATCCTCATCTCCTCGCAGAGTGTCGCGGGCGAGAAGGAGCGGCGGACGCTGGAGCCGCTCCTGGCCTCGCCCCTGACGGCCGCGGAGCTGGTGGCGGGCAAGAGCCTGGCGTCGCTCGTTCCCGCCGTGTTCATCACCTGGGTGGCCTTCTTCTTCTTCTGCGTGGGAGTGGACATCGTCGCGTGGCCGCTGGTGAAGGCGCCGCTGATGCCCAACGCGCTGTGGACGTTCGGCGTGCTGGTGATTGCGCCCCTGTTCGCCTTCTTCGGCAACGGCGTCGCGGTGCTCATCTCCGCGCGGGTGAGCGAGGCGCGCATGGCCCAGCAAATCTCGGCGCTGGTGGTGCTGCCGCTGGTGGGAATGGTGGGAGGACAGGTGGCGGGGGTCCTCCAGGCGGGGTTCGCCTTCTACGCCCTCCAGGGGGCGGTGGTGCTCGTCCTGGACCTGTTCCTCCTGTGGGCCAGCATCCGCCTGCTGGACCGGGAGCGCCTGGTCAGCCGCTGGAGCTGA